From a single Populus nigra chromosome 18, ddPopNigr1.1, whole genome shotgun sequence genomic region:
- the LOC133678875 gene encoding gamma-interferon-responsive lysosomal thiol protein-like — MGSSPLLSFLVLTSLMFLFVTLSHSSQYDVAQEPAPPVTSRKISRDSEKVTMSLYYESLCPYCSSFIVGPLAQVLETDLMTILNLRLVPWGNAILDSNNTIECQHGEDECYLNIIHTCAINLWPDLKKHFNFIKCIEKQYKARDRNGAEESWEVCSGKLRLSTQSIKKCYDSGHGKKLVLQNGKETDHLRPPHEYVPWVVVDDTPLLDDFVNFIHYVCKAYKGKSLPKTCSLHPNTSINKDTSLQSACHASEARSGDSSGKHQMKMEPLA; from the exons ATGGGCTCTTCTCCATTACTCTCTTTCCTTGTTCTCACTTCTCTGATGTTCTTGTTCGTCACCCTTTCCCATTCTTCACAGTACGATGTTGCTCAAGAACCAGCGCCTCCTGTTACGTCCAGGAAAATCTCTCGCGATTCTGAGAAAGTCACAATGTCTTTATATTATGAATCTCTTTGTCCATATTGCAGCAGTTTCATTGTAGGTCCCCTAGCTCAGGTCCTGGAGACTGATCTCATGACCATTCTCAATCTCAGACTGGTTCCATGGGGAAATGCTATTCTAGACTCCAACAATACCATTGAGTGTCAG CATGGGGAAGATGAATGCTATCTGAACATCATACATACTTGTGCCATCAACCTCTGGCCTGATTTG AAGAAGCACTTCAATTTCATCAAGTGTATCGAAAAGCAATATAAAGCTCGTGATAGAAATGGAGCAGAAGAATCCTGGGAAGTATGTTCTGGTAAATTGAGACTGTCTACACAATCCATCAAGAAATGCTATGACAGTGGACATGGAAAAAAG CTTGTCCTACAAAATGGAAAGGAAACAGATCATCTCAGACCGCCTCACGAATACGTGCCATGGGTGGTTGTAGATGATACACCTCTCCTCGAT gaCTTTGTGAATTTCATTCACTATGTTTGCAAGGCATACAAAGGCAAGTCTTTGCCCAAGACTTGCAGTTTACATCCCAACACCTCAATTAACAAGGACACCTCACTCCAATCAGCCTGTCATGCAAGTGAAGCAAGGTCAGGTGACAGTTCAGGGAAGCACCAGATGAAGATGGAACCCCTTGCATGA